The sequence below is a genomic window from Pseudorasbora parva isolate DD20220531a chromosome 4, ASM2467924v1, whole genome shotgun sequence.
TTtagagaaggacctgtatgtatgtgtgtgtgtgtgtgtgtgtgtatatatatatatatatatatatatatatatatatatatatatatatatatatatatatatatattctctccagaagttcagtgaggatctctgaatgattcAATGTTGACCTAagtgactaatgatgataaatagaatccacctgtgtgtaatcaagtctctgtataaatgcacctgtactgtgatagtctcagaggtccgtttaaagcgcaaagagcatcatgaagaacaaggaacacaccaggcaggtccgagatactgttgtggagaagtttaaagccggatttggatacaaaaagattttccaagctttaaacatccaaaggagcactgtgcaagcgataatattgaaatggaaggagtatcagaccattgcaaatctaccaagacctggccgtccctctaaactttcagctcatacaaggagaagactgatcagagatgaagccaagaggcccatgatcactctggatgaactgcagagatctacagctgaggtgggagactctgtccataggacaacaatcagtcgtatactgcacaaatctggcctttatggaagagtggcaagaagaaagccatttcttaaagatatccataaaaagtgttgtttaaagatTGCCACAaaccacctgggagacacaccaaacatgtggaagaaggtgctctggtcagatgaaacccaaattgaactttttggcaacaatgcaaaacgttatgtttggcgtaaaagcaacacagctcatcaccctgaacacaccatccccactgtcaaacatggtggtggcagcatcatggtttgggcctgctttctTCAGCAGgaacagggaagatggttaaaattgatgggaagatggatggagccaaatacaggaccattctggaagaaaacctgatggagtctgcaaaagacctgagactgggacggagatttgtcttccaacaagacaatgatccctaacataaagcaaaatctacaatggaatggttcaaaaataaacatatccaggtgttcgaatggccaagtcaaagtccagacctgaatccaatcgagaatctgtggaaagaactgaaaactgctgttcacaaacactctccatccaacctcactgagcttgagctgttctgcaaggaggaatgggcaaaaatgtaAGTCTcttgatgtgcaaaactgatagagacataccccaagcgacttacagctgttaTCGCAGCAAAATGTGgtgctacaaagtattaacttaagggggccgaataatttttacacgcccaatttttcagtttttgattggTTAAAAAagttcattccacttcatgattgtgtcccacttgttgattcttcagaaaaatgtacagtttcatatcatgtTTGAAGcatgaaatgtggcaaaaggtcacaaagttcaagggggctgaatacttttgcaaggctctgtatatatatatatatatatatatacacacacacacatatatatatacacatatatacacacacacacacacatatatatatacttgttcaaaataatagcagtacaatgtgactaaccagaataatcaaggtttttagtatattttttattgctaagtggcaaacaagttaccagtaggttcagtagattctcagaaaacaaatgagacccagcattcatgatatgcacgctcttaaggctgtgcaattgggcaataagttgaattagttgaaaggggtgtgttcaaaaaaatagcagtgtggcattcaatcactgaggtcatcaattttgtgaagaaacaggtgtgaatcaggtggcccctatttaaggatgaagccaacacttgttgaacatgcatttgaaagctgaggaaaatgagttgttcaagacattgttcagaagaacagcgtactttgattaaaaagttgattagagaggggaaaacctataaagaggtgcaaaaaatgataggctgttcagctaaaatgatctccaatgccttaaaatggagagcaaaaccagagagacgtggaagaaaacggaagacaaccatcaaaatggatagaagaataaccagaatggcaaaggctcagccaatgatcacctccaggatgatcaaagacagtctggagttacctgtaagtactgtgacagttagaagacgtctgtgtgaagctaatctattttcaagaatcccccgcaaagtccctctgttaaaaaaaaggcatgtgcagaagaggttacaatttgccaaagaacacatcaactggcctaaagggaaatggaggaacattttgtggactgatgagagtaaaattgttctttttgggtccaagggccacaggcagtttgtgagacgacccccaaactctgaattcaagccacagtacacagtgaagacagtgaagcatggaggtgcaagcatcatgatatgggcatgtttctcctactatggtgttgggcctatttatcgcataccagggatcatggatcagtttgcatatgttaaaatacttgaagaggtcatgttgccctatgctgaagaggacatgcccttgaaacggttgtttcaacaagacaatgacccaaaacacactagtaaacgggcaaagtcttggttccaaaccaacaaaattaatgttatggagtggccagcccaatctccagaccttaatccaattgagaacttgtggggtgatatcaaaaatgctgtttctgaagcaaaaccaagaaatgtgaatgaattgtggaatgttgttaaagaatcatggagtggaacagctgagaggtgccacaagttggttgactccattccacacagatgtcaagcagttttaaaaaactgtggtcatacaactaaatattagtttagtgattcacaggattgctaaatcccagaaaaaaaaaatgtttgtacaaaatagttttgagtttgtacagtcaaaggtagacactgctatttttttgaacacacccctttcaactaattgcccaattgcacagccttaagagcgtgcatatcatgaatcctgggtcttgtttgttttctgacaatctactgaacctactggtaacttgtttgccacgtagcaataaaaaatatactaaaaaccttgattattctggttagtcacattatactgctattattttgaacaagaccgtatatatatataaataggtGCTGAGGTATTTAGCCCCATTGTACCCATTTACtgtatataactatataaatataacttcTTTATAACAATCTATGTGAGCATGTTTTCAGAGAGAACAATTAAGATatgaacaattatatatattgtaGACACAATACATTAGAATTAAAGCATGCACAAAGTATAGTACTTTTCTTTGATGATCCTTttgaacacaaaggaaaataCACAGCTGGCTACAACCTTCCTGTACAGTTTCCAAAGCACATAACTATTTACATGCTTAGACTGGAACCCAGACATAAACTCATGCAGTCACACAGACAAAGTATTATCTAATGTGTGTTGAAGTGAGCAATAGTCTAAAAACACTTGGTCATTCATTCACAAACACATATTTCCCACTATTACTTAATGAAGGATCAAACACATAAACCTGCAATCATCCTCTGACATAAATGAATTATTGCAACAACAATTAAAtgccataggattctgatagcTGTAAAGAACCCCAGCAGCATGTCCAGACTCTTGATCAGCACTTCATACAGGTCATTCCTCATAGCTTCAGTTGCACACCACACTAGACTTTCAGTGAAACTTATACTGTAAGGGAAAATTGGACAAAACTTAATGCAGGAAATACAAgattttatgttaaaataactACCTGAAAGTATCAGAACATAACTTATGGGacaatgcatcttgatttataAATTCATGGTGAATGACCTTAACAGGAAATTTACAATAACCCATCAACTTAATATTAACAACTTAAAGGTTAAAAAAGGGCAAAGAAACAAGGGATGCAAGAAACCAAAAATatgagtaaaatatatatattaaaatccATGAAAAGAATATGGAATGTTAATATGAAACATTCTTTGCCCATATAAGTCCAAAAAAAAGCCTCGTTACAAAAGGTGGAGCAGTTTTTCTATGACAATGTTTGATTAAGCTGCACATGGCCTTTCTTCTGTCAGCAGTTATACCTGGAATCCATAGTGTGTGCGCTAAGCAAAtacatattaaaatgtaaagtcataaatgtaacatttgcctTTTGAGTGGCTTTGAACTAATGTTTACAGTAGCCAATCAATGGTGTAAAATTTTCCTGACCCTAGGAAAACCCTCATTTCAATGTGGTCAACAAGAATAGCTACTACAATTTACAATATACTGCATgtgtccattaaaaaaaaaaaaaaatgtgacaaatgccagcaaataaacagtaaattattCTGAAAGGAACCATGCATCTGTAGCtgcatgcttttttttaatttaattaaattttgcaATAATTTAGCTCACCAACTGATTCATTTAAACCTCGGCAGGCCCAAACCGCCAAGAACAAATAATCAATCTGGTTTGCATAAAGCACTGCAACATCTCACTGGTCTAATACTGCTAATCTAATCTGACACCAGATGAAAACAAATCGGATATGCTTAACAGCATGTtagtcaaaacaaaacaatggtgCTATGATGCTACAGCATTTAATGAAGTAAAACTTTGGGGTTGAGAACTGTCAAGACTGAGGTTTAGtttacattacataaaaatcacaaacacaatcaaacatCATGGGACAGAACAAGAAGTCCAAGAGGGAACCTGcttgttttatttgatttttttccatttttgttAATGCATGTTGCACACTGTGACAGAACTTCAACGGAGGAAGgagaaaagaaacaaaaaaaatgtttctgtgAAAATCCCTCAAAAGTTGTCAGCTGCCACCAGTTCTGTCCATCAAAGAATGGTCCACCTGTCAACGGTCCTTGTACTGTCAGGTTTCCTTTGTCCCAGCCCTTTCCCCTCCCACTCTTATGACACACACCTCCCCGCCAAACTTccttttaaagaaaataaaagagaagacaggaaaaaaagaaaaatggcaATGACACGGGGACAAATTGCTAGTCACTATCACAATAGTGGAACTCACATAACTGTTCCTCTGAGATTAATACAAAGATCTTCCAGGAGAACTAGTCACAATCTGCAGCGGTCCAATAGGAACATTACACGGAGCAACCCGCCCACGTTATACATGGAGACAGACGGAAATAAAAAGCTTATAGAAGAGCATCCAGCACCCCCGCCCCCCCACCCACAAGCCCCACCCCATCAAGCCCCACACAACCCCAGGAAGATTGAAGTATGTGTGAGGGTGACCCCTGGCCTCCAGCGGTCACATAAAGTCTCTATAAAGGAGCCCCTAACTGGAGGGTCTCTAGTATTTCACTCCTGGAACGAACTCCTTGGCCTCTGGGTTCAAGCTGCTCTTGCGCTGTGAAAGAAAAGAGACGAAGCACACATGAGTACAATATCACCAAAGTTTATTTGAGGTCTACAAAGAGGTTTCCTTTCAGGAAGGATGTGAGATTGCCTTTACACTTACTGCGATGTCTTCTGCGTTTCCGTCACTGACCGACAACCCGCTAAGCTGCTGTTGGATCTGCCCTACTCCAGGAGGAAGGTCTCTGGCAGGAATGAACCAATCCTGATCCTCCTCCTCCAACATCTCCTGGAAGCAGCGTTCAAGAAACTCCTGCTCCAAGAGCTCCTCTTCCACCTGCAGCAAGACATCAGATCCATCAAAACATGTATGAAATTGCAAGGTGCCCTTACGGAGTCATTACGGTAATTCTTCTAACTAGCTGTATGGTTAGAGATGAAGACTAACCCACTGCAAATGGATGTAGAAATTTGAATTGCAAATGTGAATACAAATCAGACGGTCAGAGGTGTGAGTTCATCACAGTCATTTTTTCATGATTCTGCCATCACTGAATACAATGCAAAATAAACGAAGTGTTGCATTTTATAGGCAATTCTGCATAATCACAATTTCACTGCAACAAAATTAAAGGTCTCACTAAAATAAATTCGttatccatttgaattataCCTACGTTTTTGTAATACCTTACATTCACAAGGATACAGATGTTGCACACGTTATGTCAGCGAGTGGTCTGTGTGAAAGAAAGTGTACCTTTCTCACCTGCCATGTTCTACCAAATAATTTTATAAGATATTAATTAATAACACTAGTTATATTGGTTAAATATTTTCCCTGGTAAAA
It includes:
- the paip2b gene encoding polyadenylate-binding protein-interacting protein 2B, producing MPEPADINSPEVAKTPGGGSGQGKDENVVNGHKEGDANPFAEYMWMENEEEYNRQVEEELLEQEFLERCFQEMLEEEDQDWFIPARDLPPGVGQIQQQLSGLSVSDGNAEDIARKSSLNPEAKEFVPGVKY